The DNA window ATTTAGGAAATATGTTCCCATTAGTATTAAGTAAGAACGTATGGGTTGGGATTTTATTAGCTTATATTTTTATTGCATCTGTAACACCTGTATGGATATTACTTCAGCCTAGAGATTATTTGAACTCATTCTTATTATACGCAATGCTTCTTGGTGCAGTACTTGGACTTGTATTTTATAGACCAAGTATTCAACTACCAGCATTTACAGGATTTACAGCATCTAATGGATGGAATATGTTCCCAATGCTATTTGTTGTAGTAGCTTGTGGTGCTATTTCAGGGTTCCACTCACTAGTTGGTTCAGGAACAACTTCTAAGCAGATGGACAATGAAGCTGATGCAAAACCTGTTGGATATGGTGGAATGCTTATTGAGTGTGTATTAGCAGTAATTGCTATTATCACAGCAGCTTATATTTCAAAGGAAAAGATGGCAGAATTAGCAGCTGCTGGTGGACCTGTAAACGTATTCTCAGATGGTATTGGTGTATTTATGTCGAAGCTTGGAATAGACTATACAGTAGGTAAATCCTTTGTTGCTTTATCTGTATCTGCTTTTGCATTAACAAGTTTGGATACAGGTACAAGACTTGGAAGATTTATATTCCAAGAATTATTTGAAGACCCAACAAAAGAAACACAATCTATCTTAACAAATCGTTTTGTAGCTACAGCTATAACCGTTGTATTAGGTGGATGGTTAGCATTAGGAAGCTGGACTTCAATATGGCCAATATTTGGTTCAGCGAACCAATTACTTGCAGCATTAGCACTTATTACCCTTGCTGTTTGGCTAAAGAACAGTGGCAAGAATTATATGATGTTTGCAGTGCCTATGGTATTCATGTTCTTAGTTACTGTGACTGCATTGTATCAATTGTTAAAAGCAAATATAGCTTCAGGAAATCATATTCTTGTAGGCTTTGCTATATTCTTATTACTACTAGCTGCAGTATTAGCTGTTACAGGAATAAAAATATTGACAAAACCTTCAGAAAAAATCGATGCATAGGAAAGATGGCTTTTGCCATCTTTCTTTTTTTTTAGTAAAATTGAATACAATACTTGAATATGATAAAATAGTATAGATTCACTATTTAAATTTTATCATATAATAATCATAAGAGGAAAAGATAGACTATTTATGAGAGGAGTCTACTCGAATGGGAAAGTTGTTTGGGACTGATGGAGTAAGGGGTATTGCAAATAAAGAATTGACAGCAGATTTAGCATATAAGTTAGGAAGAATCGGAGCATATGTACTTACAAAGGGAAAAAAGAAAGCAAAAATTGTCATTGGTAAGGATACAAGAATATCAGGAGATCTATTAGAATCAGCATTAGTTGCAGGAATCCTATCAACAGGATCAGATTGCTTGTGCGTAGGGGTTGTACCTACACCAGCAGTAGCATATTTGACAAGATATTATGATGCAGATGCAGGCGTTGTTATTTCTGCTTCTCATAATCCAGTTGAATATAATGGTATAAAGTTTTTTAATCAAGATGGATTTAAACTTCCAGATGAAGTAGAAGAAGAGATAGAAGAGATTATCTTAAATCATAAAGAAATAGATGTAAATCCTACTGGAAAAGATCTTGGAAGAAAAATAGAAATTGATGATGCAATCAAGCAATATGCCAACTTCTTAAAGAATACGATTGATGTGGATTTAAGAGGAATGAAAATTGCTGTAGATTGTTCTAATGGTGCAGCTTATGTAGCAGCTCCATCTGTATTATCAGCATTAGGTGCTGAGATAAAAATTATTCATCATAAACCAGATGGACTCAATATCAATTTAAATTGTGGCTCAACACATCCTGAAGAAGTACAAAAGGAAGTTCTTGATTGGGGTGCTGATATTGGATTGGCTTTTGATGGAGATGCAGATCGATTGATTGCTGTAGATGAAAAGGGACAAATTGTTGATGGAGATAAAATCCTTACAATCTGTGGTACCGGGTTAAAGGAAAAAGGAAAACTTCACAAAGATACAGTAGTTGCTACTGTTATGAGTAATATGGGACTTGAAAAAGCATTGAACGAAGCTGGATGTAGCATCACAAAAACAAAAGTGGGAGACAGATATGTTCTTGAAAAAATGAAAGAAGAAGGGTATGTCCTTGGAGGAGAACAATCAGGACATATTATATTCTTAGAACATAATACAACAGGAGATGGACTTTTATCAGCATTACAACTTTTAAGTATTGTAAAAGAGAAAAATCAATCTGTATCAAAGCTAGCAAGTGCCATGACTACTTATCCTCAAGTACTTGTGAATGCAAAGGTAAGTAATGATAAAAAAATGAAATACATGGAAGACACTGTCATCGCAGAGGAAATACAAAAGCTTGAAAAAATAATGGATGGAGAAGGAAGAGTACTTATTAGACCTTCTGGAACAGAGCCGTTAGTAAGAGTTATGCTTGAAGGAAAAGATGTAGAACAACTAAAAAATTTAAGCGAAGAATTAGCAGGAATTATTGAAGAAAGATTGAAATAGATTCACTGAAAGTTAACCTTTTGCATAAAATGTAATAGGAGCAATCTAAAAATCTTGACATTTACTAAGAAAATGATAAGATAAAATGGACTAAACTAAAGTTGAAAATTATTTTGAAATATTAATGCTCCCATAGGGTAGTTGTATCTTGTGGGAGCTAAAAAAATGCTTTGTGAATATAGTATTTTTTCACCTTTTAAATATGGAAAGGGGTGATGGATATAGAAAAAGAAATAATATAAAAATAAAAGCGCCAGAACTTAAAATCTGATCGGAAAAAAGATTTAAGTTGACGAGGACAGGGTTTATCGAAGTTTTCGGCGGATGCCCTGCGGTGTATCACCACCGAGAGAGAGTTTACAAAACCTTTGAGTGATTGAAGGGACAAATAGACTTGGGTGATAAAAAATTAAAATTGTGCGGATTTTATGTAAAAAGGTAGGAAAAATTTTAAAAATTCTACCCATAATATTTTATTGTCAAAAACAAAAAGTTAATAGTTGAGAGGAGATAGAAATATGTGTGGAGTTGTTGGATATATAGGAGAAAAAGAGGTAGCACCTATTTTAATAGATGGATTATCAAAGCTTGAATATAGAGGATATGACTCAGCGGGAGTTGCGATCTTTGATGAAGGAGAAATAAAGGTTAGAAAATTTAAGGGAAGAATGAGTAGATTAGAAGAACACTTAAATAAAGAAAAAATCAAAGGAACACTTGGAATTGGTCATACAAGATGGGCAACTCATGGAGAGCCATCAGATATAAACTCTCATCCACATACAAATTATGCTGGAAACATTGCCCTTATTCATAACGGAATTATTGAAAACTACATGAAGCTAAAAGAATGGTTAATTGAAACCAATGGAGATCATTTTAAATCAGAGACAGATTCAGAAGTAATTGCACACCTAATCGATTATTTTTATGAAGGTGATTTATTAGATGCCGTATATAAGGCAATTGAAAAAATGGAAGGGGCTTATGCAATAGGGGTAATATGCAAAGATGAGCCAGATAAAATTGTAGCAGTAAGAAAGGATAGTCCTCTTATTGTAGGAATTGGAGAAAATGAAAATTTTATTGCATCTGATATACCAGCACTTCTTAAATACACAAGAGATATGTATTTAATTGAAAACGATGAAGTTGTACTTCTTACAAAGGATGAAATAAAAATATTTAATGAATTAAGGCAAGTTGTAAAGAGAGATGTATTCAAAGTTACTTGGAATGCAGAAGCAGCCGAAAAAGAGGGGTATGCTCATTTTATGATGAAAGAAATCAATGAGCAGCCAAAGGGTGTAGAAGAGACACTTCATAGAAGATTAGACAAGGATGATTATATTGAACTTGATGGGATTCAGCTTACAAAAGAGGATTTAGATAAAATCAATAAGGTTTATATTGTAGCTTGTGGTACAGCATATCATGCAGGACTTATAGGAAAATATGCTATTGAAAAGTTTGCAAGGATTCCAGTAGATGTAGAGGTTGCATCAGAATTTAGATATAGAGATCCATTTATAGATGAAAATACATTATTTATTGCAGTGAGTCAATCAGGGGAGACATTAGATACCCTAGCAGCATTAAGAGAAGCAAAAAGAAAAGGTGCAAGAATTTTATCTGTAGTCAATGTAGTAGGTTCATCCGTTGCAAGAGAATCAGACGATGTATTCTATACTTGGGCAGGACCTGAGATTGCAGTAGCATCAACAAAAGCTTATACAACACAGCTTATATCTATGTATTTGATTGCCTTATCTATGGCAATGACAAAGGGAAGTTTAACAACTGAAGAATACGAAATGTATGTTAAAGAATTAAAAGCTATGCCAGAAAAGCTTGAAAAAATATTACAAGATAATGAAGCCATTCAACAGCTTGCAGACGAACAGTTTAACAATGAAAATGTATTCTATATTGGTAGGGGACTCGATGTAGCTGTAGCTGCTGAAGGATCACTAAAATTAAAAGAAATCTCCTACATTCACTCAGAAGCCATTGCAGCAGGAGAACTAAAGCATGGAACAATCGCTCTTATTGAAGAAGGAAGATTAGTAATAGCATTAGCAACACAAGATAAGCTTTATGATAAAATGCTTTCAAATATTCAAGAGGTTAGAGCTAGAGGAGCTTATGTAATCGGAGTAGCAAAACAAGGAAACAAAGAAATAGAAAAATCAGCAGATAAAGTGATCTATATTCCAGATACACTAGATGAACTAAGTCCAATATTAAGTGTTGTTCCACTACAAATTTTAGCATATTATATTGCAGTAGCTAGAGGGTGTGACGTGGATAAGCCGAAGAATTTGGCAAAAAGTGTAACTGTTGAGTAAAAATGCCAAATATAGAAATTTGTTTTGTAATTTTAAAATAAAATTTAATCGTTTTAAATGAAAACTTAAATATAATAATGTGATAGAGGATGAATATTAAAATATTCATCCTTTATTATATTATGGGAGAATTTTTGAGGAGTTATGTAAAAAAATATAGAAGTATTGAAAATTAATGTATGAAACAATAGCTAAAAGAGATTGTAAAACCTAGACTAGATAAAGAGTTACAACAAGAAATTGATGAGATACTTGATAAATCTAGCCAAGAGGAGAGACTAAAGAGAAATGATTGTAGCTATAGATTATAGAGTTGGTTTACATAGAAGTATACAATTTAGATGTTAGGCAACAGAAAGACTTAATGAATATATAGTAAAAGGATTCACAATGAATAATGAACGATTAAAAGAAATGAAAACTTTAGGTGTGGGGTTTTAGAATTGAATGTACCAAAACTTATGAATCTTTGTTATAATGTAGAAGAATCGTATAATTTCATATTTATATAATCTGACTGATGGATTTTATTCATGAGGAGGAAAGTTGTTTTTTAATACTAATTGCAAGGATTTTTCTGAGTAAAAGGTGAGAAAGTGATGATGGGTTAATGGTAGGTCTATATAACTTTCCTTATCTTTTAAGGGGAGTTTTTTTGTTTATTTAATTTGGTTGATGAGGTGTTTGGATGGAAAAAATGAAGGGGTTTATTGTACCTGTAATTATTTTTTTACTATGGTGGATAGGTTCAACATTGGATCTTTGGAATGCTTATATTATTCCATCTCCTGAGAAGGTAGGGAAAGCTTTTATGATTCTTCTTAAAAAGGGGATTTTATTAAAGCATGTAATGGTGAGCTTATATAGAGCTGTGTTAGGATTTATGATTTCTTTTGTAGGAGCTTTTTTATTAGCTATTTTATTATCTCTTAGTAAAAAGCTATTAGTATGTTTAGAGAGAATTTTAGATTTTATGAGGCATATTCCACCTATGGCTTTAATTCCTATGTTGATCTTATGGTTTGGGATTGGAGAAATGTCCAAGCTTGCGGTTATTATATTGGCTACCTTTTTTCCAATATTTTTAAATACTTTAAGTGGAATTATAAATTGTGATTCAAAACTTATTGAAGTGGGGAAAGTTTTTGGTTTTAGTAAACTACATATTTATAGGAAAATTATTTTTCCACAAGCAATGCCATCTATTATGGTAGGGGCACGATTGGGATTTGGATATAGTTGGAGGGCGTTAATTGGTGCAGAAATCATTGCAGCATCATCAGGGCTAGGATATATGATTTTAGATGCAGAGCAATTATCAAGACCAGATATTATGATTGTGGGGATTCTTACCATTGGTATCCTTGGTTCTATGATGGATTATATTTTATTTAAATGTACTAATAGATTATTGCATTGGCATAAGCAGGAACAAAGAGGTGAAATGAATTGGCTCAACTAGTGATCAAAAATCTATCTAAAAGATATTCTATTAAGAATAAAGAAATTATTGCTCTAGACAATGTAAGTTTATCTATTAATGAGGGAACCTTTGTAACCATTGTAGGGAAGAGTGGTTGTGGAAAAACAACTCTTTTAAAAGTTCTTGTTGGCTTAGAAGAAAAAACAGAGGGAGAAATCATGACGAATTGTAAAAATATAGGAATTGTTTTTCAAGAGCCAAGATTGATGCCGTGGCTTACTGTTAAAGAAAATATGGGGTTTTCACTCCTAGAAAGAAATCAAGAGCAGGAAGATTTAGTAGAAAAATATTTAAGGGTGCTGGATTTGTATGATTTTAAGGATGCATACCCCTCACAAATATCTGGTGGAATGGCACAAAGAGTTTCTTTAGGAAGGACACTTTGTTATAATCCAGATATTATTTTGATGGATGAACCTTTAGGTGCATTAGATGCTTTTAATAGAAGAAAACTCCAAAGAGAGATCATAGAATTATTCTTAAAGGAAAAGAAGACCATTATCTTTGTCACTCATGATGTAGAAGAAGCGGCCTTTTTAGGACAAAGGATTATTGCATTAGATCAGGGACGAATCGTTAAGGATATAGCTAATGATTTAAGTTACATAAGAAAAATCAATCATATGGATTTTTTAAACATAAAGGAAGCAATTTTAAATGCTATTTTAAGAAATGAAGAAGAATAAAAAATTCTAAAATAGAGATCAACAGGGTGTGTGTTGAATTTTGAAATCATTTATTTACAAGTGAGAGAAGTAATTTATTTTAAAATATATTAAATGAAGAAAGGAAGAGAATAATGAAAAAATTTACAACGCTTTTATGTATGATCTGTGTTTTGATGTTAGTATTAGCAGGCTGTGGGAATGGTGCAAATGAAGAGGCAAGTGTTTCTGATGAGCAAAATCAAGTGAAGGAAATAAATGTTTCCTATGTTACAGCACCTTTGAATGTACCGTCTATTGTTGAAAAACATGAAAATTTATTTGAAGAAGAGTTTGGCGATATAAAAATCAATTTTCCAGAAATAACGCAAGGCTCTAAAATGACAGAGGCCGTAGCAACAGGAG is part of the Crassaminicella profunda genome and encodes:
- a CDS encoding carbon starvation CstA family protein, whose protein sequence is MNSLWLILVSIVIFSIAYVTYGSWLAKQWGVDPTRKTPAHTINDGVDYVPAKAPVLMGHHFASIAGAGPIVGPIAAAVFGWVPVMLWIIIGGIFFGGVQDYGSLFASIRHDGKSIGQIIEANMGKSMKKLFAIFAWLTLLLVVAAFTNIVANTFVSVPAAASASVLFIILAVAFGFFVYRKGAPIGISSVIGVALLFVCIYLGNMFPLVLSKNVWVGILLAYIFIASVTPVWILLQPRDYLNSFLLYAMLLGAVLGLVFYRPSIQLPAFTGFTASNGWNMFPMLFVVVACGAISGFHSLVGSGTTSKQMDNEADAKPVGYGGMLIECVLAVIAIITAAYISKEKMAELAAAGGPVNVFSDGIGVFMSKLGIDYTVGKSFVALSVSAFALTSLDTGTRLGRFIFQELFEDPTKETQSILTNRFVATAITVVLGGWLALGSWTSIWPIFGSANQLLAALALITLAVWLKNSGKNYMMFAVPMVFMFLVTVTALYQLLKANIASGNHILVGFAIFLLLLAAVLAVTGIKILTKPSEKIDA
- the glmM gene encoding phosphoglucosamine mutase, whose translation is MGKLFGTDGVRGIANKELTADLAYKLGRIGAYVLTKGKKKAKIVIGKDTRISGDLLESALVAGILSTGSDCLCVGVVPTPAVAYLTRYYDADAGVVISASHNPVEYNGIKFFNQDGFKLPDEVEEEIEEIILNHKEIDVNPTGKDLGRKIEIDDAIKQYANFLKNTIDVDLRGMKIAVDCSNGAAYVAAPSVLSALGAEIKIIHHKPDGLNINLNCGSTHPEEVQKEVLDWGADIGLAFDGDADRLIAVDEKGQIVDGDKILTICGTGLKEKGKLHKDTVVATVMSNMGLEKALNEAGCSITKTKVGDRYVLEKMKEEGYVLGGEQSGHIIFLEHNTTGDGLLSALQLLSIVKEKNQSVSKLASAMTTYPQVLVNAKVSNDKKMKYMEDTVIAEEIQKLEKIMDGEGRVLIRPSGTEPLVRVMLEGKDVEQLKNLSEELAGIIEERLK
- the glmS gene encoding glutamine--fructose-6-phosphate transaminase (isomerizing) produces the protein MCGVVGYIGEKEVAPILIDGLSKLEYRGYDSAGVAIFDEGEIKVRKFKGRMSRLEEHLNKEKIKGTLGIGHTRWATHGEPSDINSHPHTNYAGNIALIHNGIIENYMKLKEWLIETNGDHFKSETDSEVIAHLIDYFYEGDLLDAVYKAIEKMEGAYAIGVICKDEPDKIVAVRKDSPLIVGIGENENFIASDIPALLKYTRDMYLIENDEVVLLTKDEIKIFNELRQVVKRDVFKVTWNAEAAEKEGYAHFMMKEINEQPKGVEETLHRRLDKDDYIELDGIQLTKEDLDKINKVYIVACGTAYHAGLIGKYAIEKFARIPVDVEVASEFRYRDPFIDENTLFIAVSQSGETLDTLAALREAKRKGARILSVVNVVGSSVARESDDVFYTWAGPEIAVASTKAYTTQLISMYLIALSMAMTKGSLTTEEYEMYVKELKAMPEKLEKILQDNEAIQQLADEQFNNENVFYIGRGLDVAVAAEGSLKLKEISYIHSEAIAAGELKHGTIALIEEGRLVIALATQDKLYDKMLSNIQEVRARGAYVIGVAKQGNKEIEKSADKVIYIPDTLDELSPILSVVPLQILAYYIAVARGCDVDKPKNLAKSVTVE
- a CDS encoding ABC transporter permease produces the protein MEKMKGFIVPVIIFLLWWIGSTLDLWNAYIIPSPEKVGKAFMILLKKGILLKHVMVSLYRAVLGFMISFVGAFLLAILLSLSKKLLVCLERILDFMRHIPPMALIPMLILWFGIGEMSKLAVIILATFFPIFLNTLSGIINCDSKLIEVGKVFGFSKLHIYRKIIFPQAMPSIMVGARLGFGYSWRALIGAEIIAASSGLGYMILDAEQLSRPDIMIVGILTIGILGSMMDYILFKCTNRLLHWHKQEQRGEMNWLN
- a CDS encoding ABC transporter ATP-binding protein, with product MAQLVIKNLSKRYSIKNKEIIALDNVSLSINEGTFVTIVGKSGCGKTTLLKVLVGLEEKTEGEIMTNCKNIGIVFQEPRLMPWLTVKENMGFSLLERNQEQEDLVEKYLRVLDLYDFKDAYPSQISGGMAQRVSLGRTLCYNPDIILMDEPLGALDAFNRRKLQREIIELFLKEKKTIIFVTHDVEEAAFLGQRIIALDQGRIVKDIANDLSYIRKINHMDFLNIKEAILNAILRNEEE